A region of Vicugna pacos chromosome 7, VicPac4, whole genome shotgun sequence DNA encodes the following proteins:
- the TAS2R5 gene encoding LOW QUALITY PROTEIN: taste receptor type 2 member 5 (The sequence of the model RefSeq protein was modified relative to this genomic sequence to represent the inferred CDS: substituted 1 base at 1 genomic stop codon), producing the protein MLTAVLGLLVLVAVAESLTGLVGSGVLVVWHFGEWVRKLEGSSYNPIVLGPTVCXFLLQCLIVVDLSLFLLFQGSHWLHCLSVFWVLISQASLWFATFLSIFYCRKITAFEHPIYLWLKQRACCLSRRCLLVYRSLLLTFHGGLELCHSSKGNSSVLFPLSDWHHVYTLQFSAGSVLPFMMFLISSGMPMASLCRHHRKMKVHTASRRVLQATAHITVLKSLGCFLILYIVYFVAIPFSITSKSFPANFTTLFISETLVAAYISLHSVIWITGNPRLKQTCQRILWKTVYARRSWGL; encoded by the coding sequence ATGCTGACTGCCGTCCTAGGACTGCTGGTGCTGGTGGCAGTAGCTGAATCTCTCACTGGCCTGGTTGGAAGTGGAGTCCTTGTGGTCTGGCATTTTGGGGAATGGGTCAGAAAACTCGAGGGGTCCTCATATAACCCCATTGTCCTGGGCCCGACTGTCTGCTGATTTCTCCTGCAGTGCTTGATTGTGGTGGACttaagtctgtttctgcttttccaGGGCAGCCATTGGCTTCACTGTCTCAGTGTCTTCTGGGTCCTGATAAGCCAGGCCAGCCTGTGGTTTGCCACTTTCCTCAGTATCTTCTACTGTAGGAAGATCACAGCCTTTGAACACCCTATCTACTTGTGGCTGAAGCAGAGGGCCTGTTGTCTGAGTCGCCGGTGCCTTCTGGTGTACCGCAGTTTGTTACTTACATTCCACGGTGGCTTAGAGCTCTGCCATTCTTCCAAAGGAAACAGCAGCGTTTTATTCCCCCTTTCAGACTGGCACCATGTGTATACATTACAGTTCAGTGCAGGAAGTGTGTTGCCTTTCATGATGTTTCTTATTTCCTCTGGGATGCCGATGGCCTCTTTGTGTAGACACCACAGGAAGATGAAGGTCCACACAGCCAGCAGGAGAGTTCTTCAGGCCACGGCTCACATCACTGTGCTGAAGTCCTTGGGCTGTTTCCTCATACTTTACATAGTTTACTTCGTGGCCATCCCCTTCTCCATCACCTCCAAGTCTTTTCCTGCTAATTTCACCACTCTCTTCATCTCTGAGACACTCGTGGCTGCCTACATTTCTCTCCATTCTGTCATCTGGATCACGGGAAATCCCAGGTTGAAGCAGACTTGCCAGAGAATCCTGTGGAAGACAGTGTATGCTAGGAGATCCTGGGGCCTGTGA
- the PRSS37 gene encoding probable inactive serine protease 37 — MKFIFCLSILAGTFLSAHSSAQKEDHAPYLVYLKSHFNPCVGVLIKSSWVLAPAHCYLPNLKVMLGNFRTRVRDGTEQILNPIQIIRYWNYSHSSPQDDLMLIKLAKPANLNHKVQLLPLATKAVKPGTVCLISGLDWSQDNIGRHPDLRQNLEAPVMSDAECQEVEQGRSHRNSLCVKFVKVLNRLFGEVAVATVICKDKLQGIEVGHFMGGDVGIYTDVHKYIPWIEKIAKDK; from the exons ATGAAATTTATCTTCTGTTTGAGTATCCTTGCTG GGACATTTTTGTCCGCTCACTCATCCGCGCAGAAGGAAGACCATGCTCCCTATTTGGTATACCTCAAGTCCCACTTCAACCCCTGTGTGGGTGTCCTCATCAAAAGCAGCTGGGTGCTGGCCCCTGCTCACTGCTACTTACC AAATCTGAAAGTGATGCTAGGAAATTTCAGGACCAGAGTCAGAGATGGGACAGAGCAGATACTGAACCCGATCCAGATTATCCGCTACTGGAACTACAGTCATAGTTCCCCCCAGGATGACCTCATGCTCATTAAGCTGGCTAAGCCCGCCAACCTCAACCACAAAGTCCAGCTCCTTCCCCTCGCCACAAAGGCCGTCAAGCCAGGCACCGTCTGTCTGATTTCAGGTTTGGACTGGAGCCAAGATAACATCG GCAGACACCCTGATTTAAGGCAGAACCTGGAGGCCCCCGTGATGTCTGATGCAGAATGCCAGGAGGTGGAACAGGGCAGAAGCCACAGGAACTCCTTATGTGTTAAATTTGTGAAAGTGCTCAATCGACTTTTTGGG GAGGTGGCCGTTGCTACTGTCATCTGCAAAGACAAGCTCCAGGGGATCGAGGTCGGACACTTCATGGGAGGAGATGTGGGCATCTACACCGATGTTCACAAGTATATACCCTGGATTGAGAAAATCGCTAAAGACAAATGA